In Thermococcus sp., the DNA window CAGGGTAGTCCAAGTATCTTCTGAGAAGCCCCATTGATAACACCTCCGTGTTTGAATGACAGTAAAGAAGGCTTGATATGGTTGTTATATTAACTTTCTGCAAAAAATCTTGATGAAATGACAAAAATCCGCGATTAAATATGCTCGACAAACCTCAGCGACACATCCCCATAGACCACTCGTCTCAGCCCAGAGGAGGTTTCAAGGAGGAGCGAGCCGTCGTCGAGGATATCAATGGCTCTTCCGATCAGCTCTCCTTCATCCTGGATCACCCTAACGGTTCCCCCGAGGATGAATGTTTTCTCACGGACCTTTCCCATCAGCAGGTCTGGCCTCTCAAGGAAGACCCTGTACCAGCCGCTGATGTGGGGGAGGAGCCTCTCAAGAACCCTTTCAGGGGGGATTTTCGTTCCAAGAAGTTCAAACATTGAAACGGCGCTCTCCCGGAGTTCTTCGGGTACCAGGTTGTTCACGTTGATACCTATCCCGAGGACGACGTATTCACTGCCCTTCCCCTCCGTCAGGATTCCCGCTATCTTCTTTCCAGCAGCCCAGACATCGTTTGGCCATTTGATCCCGGAGGAGATTCCAAAGTCGGCGAGCATATCAACAACGGCCAGAGCACCGACGAAGACCAGCCTGGGATCCACCCTGCCGGGTTTCAGGATGACGCTGAGCCAGAGGCCACCCTTAGGTGAGGCCCAGGAACGGCCCTTCCTGCCCTTCCCTGCGATCTGACGCCTTGCAACTACAACGGTTCCCTCGGGGGAGGTCTCAGCAATGCGCTTGGCGTACTCGTTTGTGGAGTCGACCTCTTCGAGACGGATGATTTGCCACTCGATTTTCCTAAAATTGTCTCCCATGCATCCCACCGGGAAAATTTGGGTGAACCCCTTAAAGCCCCTCCGTCCAAAAACCTTAAATCCTTTAAAGAATATATCACCCACGGTGAATATTATGGATGCATATCAGAGCGTCGGTATTAGGAGGAGACTTAGGCGGTTCTTCCGCAGGGATGGGAGGGCCTTGATATTCGCGATGGATCACGGCTTTGAGCACGGGCCGACCGATTTTGAAGAGCACTGGGAGCACGTTAACCCAAAGATAACCATAAGGAAAGTCGTTAGGGCAGGCATAAACGGCGTCATGATGCTACCCGGCGTGGCCCGACTGGCCGCCGATGAGTTGAAGCCAAACACTGGCCTGATGGTTAAACTCACCAGCAAGACCAACCTAAGACCAAAGGATGATCAGCTTCTACAGAGCCAGCTGGGTTACGTTGAGGACGCGGTAAAGCTCGGCGCCGATGCGGTAGCGGCCACCGTCTACTGGGGTTCCCCACAGGAAGACGTCATGATGCGCCAGTTCGCTGAGATAGCGAGCTACACCCATGACCTGGGCTTCCCAGTGGTTCAGTTCGCCTATCCGCGCGGCCCCTATATCACCGAGAAGTACGGCAGGAAGGAGGACTACCGCGTCGTTATGTATGGGGCAAGGGCGGCCGTCGAGAGTGGAGCGGACATGATAAAGACCTACTGGACCGGCTCTAGGGAGACCTTTGCCAAGGTCGTCGATGCCGCCGCTGGAGTTCCCGTTCTCCTCAGTGGTGGGTCGAAGGCAGAGAATCCCGTTGACTTCCTCAAGCTCGTCTGGGAGGTCATTGAGGCGGGCGGTTCTGGGGCCGTCGTTGGCAGGAACATCTTCCAGCGCGAGAATCCAGAGCCGTTCATAAAAGCCCTCCTTAAGGTCGTTCACAGGAACGAGGATCCGGAGGAAGCTGCGAGGGCAGAGGGACTACTCTGATTTCGTCGACTGTCTAACCTCTCTTCTTTTTACGTCGTAAGACTTTTAAAAGCCTCCGTTCTTTACCCGGCTAAGGGTGATGGAAATGGCACAGGTCGAGATAATAGATACC includes these proteins:
- a CDS encoding biotin--[acetyl-CoA-carboxylase] ligase, whose protein sequence is MGDNFRKIEWQIIRLEEVDSTNEYAKRIAETSPEGTVVVARRQIAGKGRKGRSWASPKGGLWLSVILKPGRVDPRLVFVGALAVVDMLADFGISSGIKWPNDVWAAGKKIAGILTEGKGSEYVVLGIGINVNNLVPEELRESAVSMFELLGTKIPPERVLERLLPHISGWYRVFLERPDLLMGKVREKTFILGGTVRVIQDEGELIGRAIDILDDGSLLLETSSGLRRVVYGDVSLRFVEHI
- the fba gene encoding class I fructose-bisphosphate aldolase; the encoded protein is MDAYQSVGIRRRLRRFFRRDGRALIFAMDHGFEHGPTDFEEHWEHVNPKITIRKVVRAGINGVMMLPGVARLAADELKPNTGLMVKLTSKTNLRPKDDQLLQSQLGYVEDAVKLGADAVAATVYWGSPQEDVMMRQFAEIASYTHDLGFPVVQFAYPRGPYITEKYGRKEDYRVVMYGARAAVESGADMIKTYWTGSRETFAKVVDAAAGVPVLLSGGSKAENPVDFLKLVWEVIEAGGSGAVVGRNIFQRENPEPFIKALLKVVHRNEDPEEAARAEGLL